One window of the Bremerella cremea genome contains the following:
- a CDS encoding IS3 family transposase, producing MADARLSVFEYIETFYNRKRLHQTLGYKSPDQYEAEHAPALAAYNNWPATVRKSWATAGSLLVNAVSLGMAPNFGGPVVRVIRSVDEIDELAGLARIAPRGITPSSLGARSIVEDARLHRMWEDSIRELYGGSGRTGRALREYLNVVEAGGTPTATQARNTFNSVRASFARRVESAAQAGEAFPGYSFERIHHWNWHMADHSFHALDPRQLFPVTQDLHELIHLRTTIRPVEAPLDIYFQPINPLHRMDLDMSYPLAPR from the coding sequence CTGGCAGACGCCCGGCTGAGCGTGTTCGAGTACATTGAAACGTTTTATAATCGCAAGCGACTTCACCAGACGCTGGGCTACAAGTCGCCCGACCAATACGAAGCCGAACACGCCCCGGCCCTAGCGGCGTATAACAACTGGCCCGCCACTGTCCGAAAGTCGTGGGCTACCGCAGGGAGCCTACTGGTAAACGCAGTTTCCCTGGGAATGGCACCCAACTTCGGAGGTCCAGTTGTCCGAGTCATCCGTTCTGTCGATGAGATTGATGAATTAGCTGGGCTTGCTAGAATAGCCCCAAGAGGAATCACGCCCAGCAGTCTCGGTGCAAGGTCAATTGTCGAAGATGCTCGATTGCATCGCATGTGGGAAGACTCAATTCGTGAGCTTTATGGTGGTTCAGGGAGAACGGGACGGGCATTGAGGGAATACCTCAACGTCGTTGAAGCTGGAGGGACTCCGACCGCTACACAAGCGAGAAATACGTTTAACTCTGTTCGTGCGAGTTTTGCTCGAAGGGTGGAATCAGCGGCTCAGGCAGGCGAGGCATTCCCCGGCTATTCCTTTGAGCGTATCCATCATTGGAATTGGCACATGGCCGACCATTCATTCCATGCACTCGACCCCCGGCAGTTGTTCCCGGTGACACAGGACTTACACGAACTGATCCACCTGCGAACCACGATTCGACCTGTCGAGGCTCCACTCGACATCTATTTCCAGCCGATAAACCCGCTGCATCGAATGGACCTTGACATGTCGTACCCTCTTGCTCCACGGTGA
- a CDS encoding SMI1/KNR4 family protein, which translates to MFHFLTSIMRDGTGEPDFPNVRFPVSAEDIESAERRMGNPFPEQLREFFSEIGSGFLKASQSDTSRTGFNYINRFLDPDEIAELLLGEDEDILPSEGFDDGELPFFEVGDRLYLVMREGQVCWPFGDVISENLLTFVTELANNPRFYHEVAT; encoded by the coding sequence ATGTTTCATTTTCTGACAAGCATTATGCGAGACGGAACTGGGGAACCAGATTTTCCCAACGTCCGTTTCCCGGTTTCCGCCGAAGACATCGAGAGTGCAGAGCGTCGAATGGGAAACCCTTTTCCAGAGCAGCTACGAGAGTTCTTTAGCGAGATTGGAAGCGGATTCTTGAAGGCTTCGCAAAGCGACACGTCAAGAACCGGGTTCAACTACATCAATCGGTTTCTTGATCCTGATGAAATCGCCGAACTGCTCCTTGGCGAAGACGAGGACATTTTGCCAAGCGAAGGTTTCGACGATGGAGAACTGCCTTTCTTTGAGGTTGGCGACCGACTGTATCTCGTAATGCGAGAAGGCCAAGTTTGTTGGCCGTTTGGTGATGTAATCAGCGAAAACCTTCTTACATTCGTAACCGAACTGGCAAACAACCCAAGGTTCTATCACGAAGTCGCTACATAA
- a CDS encoding SMI1/KNR4 family protein, whose product MTMTMEEFASILARFADGRNATGCSVSEIEMLEETLKTTLPDDYKLFLLTCGHGVDDFMRGSDFTYNQLPDLLEAANELISESNATTIPRGSVVFVMHQGYQFYFVNETGVYYYMEGETDFERRHDSFSEFFKSVVSKVMS is encoded by the coding sequence ATGACTATGACTATGGAAGAGTTTGCATCAATACTGGCACGTTTTGCCGACGGTCGCAACGCGACTGGCTGTTCCGTTTCGGAAATCGAAATGCTGGAGGAGACGCTGAAAACGACGTTGCCAGACGATTATAAATTGTTTTTGCTAACTTGCGGTCACGGAGTCGATGACTTCATGAGAGGTAGTGACTTCACCTACAATCAGCTACCAGACCTTCTGGAAGCTGCAAATGAGTTAATTAGCGAGAGCAATGCGACTACGATCCCAAGAGGTTCGGTTGTTTTCGTTATGCATCAGGGGTATCAATTCTATTTCGTGAACGAAACGGGCGTTTATTACTATATGGAGGGCGAGACCGACTTCGAAAGGCGGCATGATTCGTTTAGCGAGTTCTTTAAATCGGTTGTTTCCAAAGTCATGAGTTAA
- a CDS encoding deaminase domain-containing protein, with amino-acid sequence MADTARFAEIRSTIRHIGKNRNVAFAEGHVGGKSIGEIVGVSGKNTPGAIMPGDRIFKTGIDDFDRAFDAEVFVLENLARKLKPGDSGTIKLVSELPFCDSCTDVIRQFREKFPNIHLILVDGS; translated from the coding sequence GTGGCTGACACTGCTCGGTTCGCTGAAATTCGATCGACCATTCGACACATAGGTAAAAATCGAAACGTGGCGTTTGCGGAAGGCCATGTTGGTGGGAAGAGCATCGGCGAGATCGTAGGTGTCAGCGGAAAGAACACCCCAGGAGCGATCATGCCTGGGGACCGGATCTTCAAAACTGGCATTGATGATTTTGATCGGGCGTTCGATGCTGAAGTGTTCGTTCTTGAGAATCTCGCTCGAAAATTGAAACCAGGTGATTCAGGCACTATCAAGCTGGTGTCTGAGCTTCCGTTTTGTGATTCATGCACGGATGTGATTCGTCAATTCCGTGAGAAGTTTCCAAACATTCACCTAATTCTTGTGGACGGCTCCTGA
- a CDS encoding vWA domain-containing protein: MPFGTNSFAENPEPRVPCVLILDVSSSMMGQPIQELNNGLIAYKDELSADSLASKRVEVSVITFGSEVKTVCDFTTADYFIPPTLRAEGLTHMGQAVDQAIDALEARKSEYRANGIAYYRPWMFLVSDGAPNDPNWEAAAARAVEAEKAKAFKMFCVGVEGADLQTLGKFSQSDPVKLDGLRFRDMFLWLSSSQQSVSRSTPGDSVPLEDPTSGPNGWASID, from the coding sequence ATGCCTTTTGGAACCAATAGTTTCGCTGAGAATCCAGAGCCACGCGTGCCGTGTGTTTTGATCCTTGACGTGTCCTCCTCGATGATGGGGCAACCGATTCAGGAGCTGAACAACGGGCTCATTGCCTACAAAGATGAGTTGTCGGCGGACAGCCTGGCGTCGAAGCGGGTCGAAGTTTCGGTGATTACGTTTGGCTCGGAAGTGAAGACGGTCTGCGATTTTACGACGGCGGACTACTTCATTCCGCCAACGCTGCGCGCGGAAGGCCTGACCCACATGGGGCAAGCGGTCGATCAAGCCATCGACGCGTTGGAAGCGCGAAAAAGCGAATATCGCGCCAACGGGATCGCCTATTACCGGCCTTGGATGTTTCTGGTTTCCGATGGGGCTCCGAACGATCCGAATTGGGAAGCGGCCGCCGCGCGAGCTGTGGAAGCAGAAAAAGCCAAAGCTTTCAAAATGTTCTGCGTGGGGGTCGAAGGTGCCGATCTGCAAACCCTCGGGAAATTTAGCCAGAGCGATCCGGTCAAGCTCGACGGGCTGCGCTTTCGCGATATGTTTCTCTGGCTGTCCAGCTCGCAGCAATCGGTTTCACGCTCTACGCCTGGCGATTCGGTTCCGCTCGAAGATCCAACCTCAGGCCCCAACGGTTGGGCTTCAATCGACTAG
- a CDS encoding PP2C family serine/threonine-protein phosphatase — MWKVVFDSVIGKSHVNSGLPCQDACRVVNLESELDRLLVACVADGAGSASHSDEGATLACDTFVKLMQEANLDLANSETDWGALVQSWISEIREKLDQRAVELGVPVRQLACTFLAAVIGNERALFLQIGDGAIVRNSADGYSTLFWPQSGEYANTTNFLTEANFSEQLEFKLLEERVDEVALFTDGLERLVLKFEDQSVHAPFLTPFFASLRQTENPDQFFEPLRDFLGSEAINERTDDDKTLILATRLE; from the coding sequence ATGTGGAAAGTCGTGTTCGACAGCGTGATTGGCAAGTCTCACGTAAACTCTGGCCTGCCTTGCCAAGATGCTTGCCGTGTTGTCAATCTAGAATCTGAGCTCGATCGGTTGCTGGTTGCGTGTGTCGCGGACGGAGCAGGCAGTGCTTCGCACTCTGACGAAGGGGCCACGCTTGCCTGCGATACGTTCGTCAAGTTAATGCAGGAAGCGAATCTTGACTTGGCCAATTCAGAAACCGACTGGGGGGCGCTAGTCCAAAGTTGGATAAGCGAAATTCGCGAAAAGCTTGATCAACGCGCGGTTGAGTTGGGCGTTCCGGTGCGGCAACTGGCTTGTACGTTTCTGGCGGCGGTGATCGGCAACGAGAGGGCTCTGTTTCTGCAAATCGGTGATGGAGCGATTGTCAGAAATAGTGCGGATGGCTATAGCACCCTGTTTTGGCCGCAATCGGGCGAGTATGCCAACACCACCAATTTCTTGACCGAAGCCAACTTCAGCGAGCAGCTCGAGTTCAAGCTGCTGGAAGAACGCGTTGATGAAGTGGCGTTGTTCACCGACGGTTTAGAGCGTTTGGTCCTGAAGTTCGAGGATCAATCGGTGCATGCCCCGTTCCTGACTCCCTTCTTCGCCTCGCTTCGCCAGACCGAGAATCCGGATCAGTTCTTCGAGCCGTTACGCGACTTCCTTGGCTCTGAGGCGATCAACGAGCGGACCGATGATGACAAGACGCTGATCTTGGCGACTCGATTGGAGTAG
- a CDS encoding helix-hairpin-helix domain-containing protein yields the protein MTYVDVYGKPVRLGRKLGTGGEGSVFEIEGQHAYVAKIYHQPAAADKAVKLDLMVKHAPAQVASFAAWPQTTLHRQPGGPTVGLVLPRIDNAYEIHELYSPAHRKSKFPNADWRFLIRVALNCSVAFEALHEAGIVVGDVNQGNLFVTSNALVRLIDCDSFQFSAQDQLFLCPVGVGHFVPPELQSLNLSSVTRTTNHDNFGLAVMLFHLLFMGRHPFSGRYSGQGDMPIEQAISEFRFAYGTNAARFQMAPPPNTITLAQVPRQIALLFERAFVNGSENPQARPTAAEWSQGLKRLEDNIAACPTDPGHYYSNHLTLCPWCKIVDNGGPNLFISVSIGSIIGRSSHFDMDRSWERITEVARPEQYFPLRIPPPTQKIVPRKVEQEKDPNRLIRSGLGWLALICLVISPAGLFNYLIAIFTLPLFAIYGAWWGYLTAKSPRFKIRKARYQALEHARHERDRLLLDRQDQIDQATEAFDDAFDVLRQVKARYANLEAQRIQELNQLQQEAKQRQLDDYLQNCFLSAARIPGIGPGRLAALESYGVDSAFEIQKDLLQLVPGIGPDLTNRLLAWRSQKIREFRYSAARGVPRAILDHVELKHAQARLQLEQQIKHGPAKLNKIRQETSAVITRIDAAIARATLEVKQREADWKECQLPYAKWMRSHTK from the coding sequence ATGACCTATGTCGATGTCTACGGGAAGCCCGTCCGACTTGGGCGAAAGTTGGGAACCGGCGGCGAAGGCTCTGTCTTTGAAATCGAAGGGCAACACGCTTACGTTGCCAAGATCTATCACCAGCCTGCCGCAGCGGACAAGGCCGTTAAATTAGACCTGATGGTGAAGCACGCGCCAGCGCAAGTCGCTTCGTTTGCCGCGTGGCCGCAAACCACCTTGCACCGTCAACCAGGCGGCCCCACGGTAGGCTTGGTGTTGCCTCGGATTGATAACGCGTACGAGATTCACGAGCTGTATAGCCCGGCGCATCGCAAGAGCAAATTTCCTAATGCCGATTGGCGTTTCCTCATTCGCGTCGCCCTGAACTGTTCGGTCGCGTTTGAAGCCCTGCATGAAGCTGGCATTGTGGTGGGAGATGTCAATCAAGGGAACTTGTTCGTCACCTCCAATGCGCTGGTTCGCCTGATCGATTGCGATTCGTTTCAGTTTAGCGCGCAAGACCAACTGTTTCTTTGTCCGGTGGGGGTCGGGCATTTTGTGCCGCCAGAGCTTCAATCGTTGAATCTTTCGAGCGTGACGCGGACGACCAATCACGATAACTTTGGCCTGGCGGTGATGCTTTTTCATCTGCTGTTCATGGGACGGCATCCTTTCTCGGGGCGTTATTCCGGCCAGGGAGACATGCCGATTGAACAAGCGATTAGCGAATTCCGGTTTGCCTATGGAACCAATGCGGCTCGCTTCCAAATGGCTCCGCCCCCTAACACGATAACCTTGGCACAAGTTCCGCGACAAATTGCCCTTCTTTTTGAAAGAGCGTTCGTCAACGGTTCCGAAAATCCGCAGGCCCGGCCCACGGCAGCGGAATGGTCGCAAGGCTTGAAACGGCTGGAAGACAACATCGCGGCCTGTCCCACCGACCCGGGGCATTACTACTCGAACCATCTAACCCTTTGTCCCTGGTGCAAGATTGTGGACAACGGGGGGCCGAATCTTTTCATTTCGGTCTCGATCGGCTCGATCATTGGGCGCAGCTCGCATTTCGACATGGATCGAAGCTGGGAGCGCATCACGGAAGTCGCGCGGCCGGAGCAATACTTTCCCTTAAGAATTCCTCCGCCGACGCAGAAGATTGTTCCCCGAAAAGTTGAGCAAGAGAAAGATCCCAATCGCCTTATCCGTTCTGGCCTAGGCTGGCTGGCCCTGATTTGTTTGGTCATTTCACCGGCAGGCTTGTTCAATTATTTAATTGCGATTTTCACCCTGCCCCTGTTCGCCATTTATGGGGCCTGGTGGGGCTACCTGACCGCCAAGTCACCCCGGTTCAAAATTAGAAAAGCCCGCTACCAAGCGCTCGAGCACGCCCGGCACGAGAGAGATCGCTTGTTGCTAGATCGCCAGGACCAAATCGACCAGGCCACCGAGGCGTTCGACGACGCCTTCGATGTGCTCCGACAGGTGAAAGCGAGATATGCGAACTTAGAAGCGCAGCGAATCCAGGAATTAAATCAGCTACAGCAGGAAGCCAAGCAGCGGCAATTAGACGACTATTTGCAAAATTGTTTTCTCAGTGCTGCGCGAATACCGGGTATCGGCCCAGGCCGCTTAGCCGCGCTCGAATCGTATGGCGTTGATTCAGCATTCGAGATTCAAAAAGACCTCCTGCAATTGGTCCCCGGTATTGGGCCAGACCTAACCAATCGCTTACTGGCCTGGAGGTCACAGAAAATTAGGGAGTTCCGCTACTCAGCAGCCCGCGGCGTCCCCCGAGCAATCCTCGACCACGTCGAACTGAAGCACGCCCAAGCAAGGCTACAGCTCGAACAGCAAATCAAACACGGCCCCGCCAAACTAAACAAGATCCGGCAAGAGACCTCCGCAGTCATTACCCGAATCGACGCAGCCATCGCCCGCGCCACCCTAGAAGTAAAGCAGCGCGAAGCCGATTGGAAAGAATGCCAATTACCCTACGCAAAATGGATGCGAAGCCACACCAAATGA
- the tnpA gene encoding IS66 family insertion sequence element accessory protein TnpA, with amino-acid sequence MAKGPRRDLSKERGWREVISGQAKSGLSVRAFCLQRGVSEASFYAWRRELARRDDVAGEASPRADRPSRAWQQETGLCRAGQTRGRTCHGWERHAPT; translated from the coding sequence ATGGCGAAGGGGCCGCGGCGGGATTTATCTAAGGAGCGGGGTTGGCGGGAGGTGATTTCCGGCCAGGCGAAGAGCGGGCTTTCGGTGCGGGCGTTTTGTTTGCAGCGGGGTGTTTCGGAAGCTTCGTTTTATGCTTGGCGGCGGGAGTTGGCTCGGCGGGATGACGTGGCGGGCGAAGCGTCGCCGCGAGCTGATCGACCCAGCCGTGCATGGCAGCAAGAAACTGGCCTGTGTCGAGCCGGGCAAACACGCGGCCGAACGTGTCATGGCTGGGAACGCCATGCTCCAACTTGA